In a single window of the Nitrospira sp. MA-1 genome:
- the asnB gene encoding asparagine synthase (glutamine-hydrolyzing), with protein sequence MCAICGVVRFRDGEPVEQNLLVQMRDSMAHRGPDSAGIFLNKHVGFGHRRLKIIDLHAGAQPMFNEDGTIAVVYNGEIYNFLELREHLIAKGHTFQTKCDTEVIVHAYEEYGIDCPKWFDGMFAFALYDATKNSVFLARDRVGIKPLYFYMDQHQFLFASEVRAILKVLEFRPSANIAALDFYVSVGFVPGETTLFQGVQKLLPGYGLILQDRQVTLSQYWDLNDAPPSELSFGEAQERYAELLQKSIEMSLMSDVPLGAFLSGGIDSSAVVAGMSKSMTEPVKTFSVGYHDDKDASELPYAQCIANIFHTEHHEYILESEEFFASLDLLLEYTEEPIVESAAIALFHLSRLAKEHVTVILSGEGSDEILAGYPLYPIMARLDRIHRVFGYLPSWIHECLSTSLKANEKYTKYVDWMRMSLLNRYRGISNDVTPSIKRKMYQPGFASRLGNDSDVFFEKLLGTLSQSSGLRKMGYLDIKSWLPDDLLVKADKMTMANSLELRVPFLDHHLLEFAMSLPDEYRLKGWEGKLALKKVMEKVLPHEIIYRKKKGFPVPVARWFKEKLYHQVRDVLLDSKSLTRNYFQESYIDNALKRHRQGKEDLSRRLFSLVALEMWHKKYID encoded by the coding sequence ATGTGTGCCATATGTGGTGTGGTGAGGTTTAGGGACGGTGAACCTGTCGAACAAAATCTCCTTGTGCAGATGAGGGATTCGATGGCTCATCGGGGTCCTGACTCCGCGGGAATATTTTTGAATAAGCATGTGGGCTTTGGACACCGAAGGCTGAAGATTATTGATTTACATGCTGGCGCACAGCCTATGTTTAATGAGGATGGGACTATTGCGGTTGTCTACAATGGCGAGATATACAATTTTTTGGAATTGCGAGAGCACTTAATAGCTAAGGGGCACACCTTTCAAACCAAGTGTGATACTGAGGTTATTGTGCATGCCTATGAAGAATATGGAATTGACTGTCCCAAATGGTTTGACGGCATGTTTGCCTTTGCCCTTTATGATGCCACCAAGAATTCGGTCTTTCTCGCTCGGGACCGGGTTGGGATAAAGCCACTCTACTTTTATATGGACCAGCATCAGTTCCTCTTTGCTTCCGAGGTGCGCGCCATTCTCAAGGTGCTTGAATTTCGCCCATCCGCAAATATAGCTGCTTTGGATTTCTACGTGTCGGTAGGATTTGTACCCGGAGAAACTACATTGTTCCAAGGTGTCCAAAAATTGCTCCCTGGGTATGGTTTAATTCTTCAGGATCGACAGGTGACGCTTTCACAGTATTGGGATCTGAATGATGCTCCGCCCAGCGAGTTATCTTTTGGTGAAGCTCAAGAACGGTATGCCGAATTACTTCAAAAAAGCATTGAAATGAGTCTGATGAGTGATGTCCCATTGGGGGCATTTTTAAGTGGTGGGATTGATTCCAGTGCGGTGGTTGCAGGAATGAGTAAATCTATGACCGAGCCGGTCAAGACCTTTTCTGTTGGATATCATGATGATAAAGATGCCAGCGAACTTCCCTATGCCCAGTGTATTGCAAATATTTTTCACACGGAACATCACGAGTATATTCTTGAATCGGAAGAATTCTTTGCCTCATTGGATTTGTTACTTGAGTACACGGAAGAACCCATTGTGGAAAGTGCGGCAATTGCACTTTTCCACCTCTCTCGGTTAGCCAAAGAGCATGTGACGGTTATTCTCTCAGGGGAGGGAAGTGACGAGATTCTAGCCGGCTATCCCCTGTACCCGATTATGGCAAGGCTTGATCGAATCCACCGTGTATTTGGCTACCTCCCATCCTGGATTCATGAATGTCTGTCGACGAGCCTCAAGGCCAATGAGAAATACACAAAGTATGTTGATTGGATGAGAATGTCTCTTCTTAACCGCTATCGAGGAATCTCTAACGATGTGACGCCGAGCATCAAGCGGAAAATGTATCAACCGGGCTTTGCTTCTCGTTTAGGCAATGATTCTGATGTATTTTTTGAAAAACTTCTTGGCACACTTTCCCAAAGTTCCGGATTGAGGAAAATGGGCTATCTGGATATTAAGTCTTGGTTGCCTGATGATTTGCTGGTCAAAGCGGATAAGATGACCATGGCCAATTCCCTTGAACTGCGTGTACCATTTTTGGATCACCATTTACTTGAATTTGCCATGTCCTTGCCTGATGAGTATCGATTGAAAGGGTGGGAGGGGAAATTGGCCTTAAAAAAAGTTATGGAAAAAGTTTTGCCTCATGAGATTATTTATCGAAAGAAGAAAGGATTTCCCGTGCCAGTGGCAAGGTGGTTTAAGGAAAAACTTTATCATCAGGTTCGTGATGTCTTGCTGGATAGCAAAAGTCTCACACGAAATTACTTTCAAGAGTCGTATATTGATAATGCTTTGAAGCGACATCGGCAGGGAAAGGAAGATTTGAGCCGAAGACTTTTTTCCCTTGTCGCTTTGGAAATGTGGCACAAAAAGTACATTGATTGA
- a CDS encoding glycosyltransferase family 4 protein — protein MSLNVLFISQIFPTPVNPTKGVFSHQLVQGLTNYCEVRVVCPQPWFPKLPRWKFLERWHGYSLIPIEYAIDSIPVLSPKYPFIPKWGDHYHSFLLFLGLVRYAYTLRRCFRFDVINAHWLYPDGVAAALLARIMGVPLVLTGLGCDVNMFLLDKRKKGPILRALNQASRVTVVSEELKTHLLGVGIDHERVTVIRNGVNKQLFFPRDPTESGTILGLPQKGPCVLFVGRLAEEEEKGLRYLIEAFQELVQIRKPITLYIIGDGPMLKAYQELVHKQDLQGHIQFVGAKAHQDIPLWIGACDVFCLPSLREGCPNVILEALSCGRPVVASRVGDIPNLIGKTNGILVEPGDSHQLSEALDMALAREWDEGEICGSVGNLTWDAAASQYYSVLLGACSDV, from the coding sequence ATGTCCTTAAATGTTCTGTTTATTTCTCAAATTTTTCCAACTCCCGTGAATCCAACTAAGGGAGTCTTTAGCCACCAACTTGTTCAAGGTTTAACGAACTATTGCGAGGTCCGCGTCGTTTGCCCACAACCCTGGTTCCCGAAGCTCCCTCGATGGAAATTTTTGGAAAGATGGCATGGGTATTCATTAATTCCAATTGAATATGCTATCGATAGCATACCCGTCTTGAGCCCCAAATATCCGTTTATTCCTAAATGGGGTGACCATTACCATAGCTTCCTATTATTTCTAGGTCTTGTTCGATACGCGTACACCCTGAGGCGCTGTTTTCGATTTGATGTGATAAATGCCCATTGGCTTTATCCTGATGGAGTGGCTGCTGCCCTGCTGGCCAGAATTATGGGGGTGCCCTTGGTACTGACAGGTCTGGGATGTGATGTAAATATGTTTTTGTTAGACAAGCGTAAGAAGGGGCCGATTCTTCGGGCCTTGAATCAGGCTTCTCGAGTCACAGTCGTTTCAGAAGAATTGAAGACTCACCTCTTAGGCGTGGGAATAGACCATGAGCGTGTCACGGTTATTCGTAACGGGGTTAATAAACAATTATTTTTTCCAAGGGATCCAACTGAGTCAGGAACCATCCTTGGACTTCCACAAAAGGGCCCCTGCGTTCTATTTGTGGGAAGATTAGCAGAAGAGGAAGAGAAGGGGCTTCGGTATCTGATTGAGGCCTTCCAAGAACTTGTTCAAATTAGAAAGCCAATAACCCTGTATATTATCGGGGATGGCCCCATGCTCAAAGCGTATCAAGAACTCGTCCACAAGCAGGACCTTCAAGGGCATATTCAATTTGTTGGTGCGAAGGCACATCAGGATATCCCTCTATGGATCGGTGCATGTGATGTTTTCTGTTTGCCGAGTCTTCGTGAGGGGTGTCCCAATGTGATTCTTGAGGCATTATCCTGTGGCCGTCCAGTGGTGGCATCCAGAGTGGGTGATATTCCCAATCTCATTGGGAAAACTAATGGGATTCTTGTTGAGCCTGGCGATAGTCACCAATTATCTGAGGCGTTGGATATGGCACTGGCCAGGGAATGGGATGAAGGGGAAATTTGCGGGTCTGTCGGTAACTTGACCTGGGATGCCGCCGCATCCCAATACTATTCGGTCCTCCTCGGCGCCTGTTCTGATGTGTGA